One Heptranchias perlo isolate sHepPer1 chromosome 39, sHepPer1.hap1, whole genome shotgun sequence DNA segment encodes these proteins:
- the LOC137305076 gene encoding complement factor B-like: protein MTTVRTSDLCLLLFLVSASKGENENDGMRCDPNVTITGGTVKLSKGVVVGSVLRYICPLGFYPYPISSRTCRRYGQWSSMRDPQRRTVRQAVCREFTCPVPSIEQGTLFPNSAFYVPGDSVTFECDDGCKLLGSASRTCMINGRWNGTTSVCEDGLDTCPNPGTPAGSVKTGNNHAVDDKVRYLCSGDLVLIGSSERICLETGEWTGSEPICQHKHSFDLPEDVAALFSASFSHSLSKSVGEKKNDAELGRKIVLSQGQKLHIYILLDVSGSIEKVDFQRAQSAVTEFINMISRFEVGVKYGVITFGSRSRTIINIADEWSGFADNVADILSELKYSDYKNDGNTGTNMTGALKTIYEMMSFQKASMKDKQSDWNEVRHVIMIFTDGRTNMGGNPKPMIDRIRLFLNIGDSREDFLDVYAFGLGDDIDKAEINSIVSKKTNEIHAYFLEKGDLTKVFNSMLDLSSVGNLCGFANKSLIATDQSSYPWFAEVVNNENPSFRCSGSIVADKWVLTAAHCFENLGEGNVNTLTILVGRSGKKTSVKVERVIKHQRYNLTREAEKNIQEFYDYDIALVKLETKLNFTTYIRPICLPCTFETSVALRKPQAGTTCTDHEKELLPSLGTVEAKFIQTKNRKQDLKTVQIKTGESERALCEKDALKASIYVNVTKVKAVVTDRFLCTGGSRKREEAIACKGDSGGPLYVQKLYRYIQVGVISWGVENLCSTFSFPLPLHARDFHVNLFEVLSWLKQHLGNSTRFLDLPQ from the exons GTGAGAATGAAAATGATGGCATGAGGTGTGATCCCAATGTGACGATCACTGGCGGCACCGTCAAGCTGTCCAAAGGTGTGGTGGTGGGGAGCGTTCTGCGGTACATTTGTCCTCTGGGCTTTTATCCGTATCCGATATCGAGCCGGACATGTAGACGTTATGGCCAATGGAGCTCAATGAGAGATCCCCAAAGACGGACCGTTCGACAAGCAGTCTGCAGAG AATTCACGTGCCCAGTGCCTTCAATCGAGCAAGGAACACTCTTCCCAAATAGTGCGTTCTACGTCCCTGGGGATTCTGTCACTTTCGAGTGCGACGATGGCTGTAAACTTCTGGGTTCTGCCAGCAGAACCTGCATGATCAACGGCAGGTGGAATGGGACCACAAGCGTTTGTGAGGATGGAT TGGACACCTGTCCAAATCCTGGTACTCCGGCAGGCAGTGTGAAAACTGGGAATAACCATGCCGTGGATGACAAGGTCAGATATCTGTGCTCTGGCGATCTTGTTCTGATTGGTTCTTCGGAGCGAATCTGCctggagacaggggaatggactgGATCGGAACCGATTTGCCAGC ACAAGCATTCCTTTGATTTGCCAGAAGACGTGGCAGCTcttttctctgcttcattttcaCATTCCTTGAGCAAGTCAGTGGGTGAAAAGAAAAATGACG CTGAACTTGGCCGGAAAATCGTACTGAGCCAAGGCCAGAAGCTTCACATTTACATTCTTCTGGATGTTTCTGGAAGCATTGAGAAAGTGGATTTTCAGAGAGCCCAAAGTGCTGTGACCGAGTTTATTAACATG ATCAGCCGCTTTGAAGTTGGAGTTAAGTACGGAGTGATCACGTTTGGCTCTCGGTCAAGAACAATCATCAATATAGCTGACGAATGGTCGGGCTTTGCGGATAATGTTGCCGACATACTGTCTGAACTGAAATATTCAG ATTACAAAAATGACGGCAATACAGGAACTAACATGACCGGAGCTTTGAAAACTATTTACGAGATGATGAGTTTCCAGAAGGCATCAATGAAGGACAAACAGTCGGACTGGAATGAGGTGCGACATGTAATCATGATCTTTACCGACG GGAGAACAAACATGGGCGGAAACCCAAAACCGATGATTGATCGTATTCGGCTGTTCTTGAATATCGGGGATTCACGGGAAGATTTTCTCG ATGTCTATGCGTTTGGACTTGGCGATGACATTGACAAAGCGGAGATCAACTCAATTGTGTCCAAAAAGACTAACGAGATTCACGCGTACTTCTTGGAGAAAGGGGATCTGACGAAAGTATTCAACTCAATGCTGG ATCTTTCCTCGGTTGGAAACCTCTGCGGTTTTGCCAATAAAAGTTTAATTGCAACTGATCAGAGTTCCTACCCCTGGTTTGCAGAAGTCGTCAATAATGAAAACCCT TCATTCCGATGTTCTGGGTCCATTGTCGCAGATAAGTGGGTTCTGACCGCAGCTCATTGCTTTGAGAACCTCGGCGAGGGGAATGTTAACACCCTGACCATCCTCGTTG GGCGTTCCGGTAAGAAGACGAGCGTGAAGGTAGAACGTGTAATAAAACACCAAAGGTACAACTTAACCAGGGAGGCCGAGAAGAACATCCAGGAGTTTTACGACTACGACATTGCCTTGGTTAAGTTAGAGACAAAGCTGAACTTTACAACATACATCAG ACCAATCTGCCTGCCTTGCACGTTCGAAACCAGCGTCGCTTTGCGAAAACCTCAGGCGGGAACAACCTGTACTGATCACG AGAAAGAACTTCTGCCATCTCTGGGAACTGTTGAAGCAAAGTTTATTCAGACAAAGAACAGAAAGCAGGACTTGAAAACCGTGCAGATAAAGACTGGTGAATCG GAAAGAGCTTTGTGTGAAAAGGACGCACTCAAGGCTTCCATATACGTCAACGTGACCAAGGTCAAAGCAGTGGTCACTGACCGCTTTCTGTGCACAGGAGGaagcagaaagagagaggaggccATTGCCTGCAAGG gagaCTCGGGAGGACCCTTATACGTTCAAAAGCTGTATCGATATATTCAG GTGGGAGTTATAAGCTGGGGAGTTGAAAActtgtgttccacattctcattcccactcccactccatgCCAGAGATTTTCATGTCAACTTATTCGAGGTGCTGAGCTGGTTGAAGCAGCACTTGGGCAACAGTACCAGGTTTCTGGATCTGCCCCAGTAA